Proteins encoded by one window of Mariniplasma anaerobium:
- a CDS encoding acetate/propionate family kinase codes for MKILAVNAGSSSLKFQLLNMPEETEITSGLVERIGYDNAVFVIKVNGQKVSKEQTILDHKVAVELVIKGLIENKIIDSLDEIKGVGHRVVQGGEIFKDSVVITDQVIKDIESLNDLAPLHNPANITGIKAFQAILPNVIQVAVFDTTFHQTMKEDAYLYSAPYEWYTKYGVRKYGFHGTSHQFVSQRAMELLDNPKAKIIVAHLGNGASLCAVDSGKSVDTSMGLTPLDGIPMGTRSGSIDPSVLMLVSQKENRSYADVLDDLNKRSGYLGVSGISNDSRDIVDNMNEGHKRATLAYKIQIKRIADFIGSYYVYMGGLDAICFTAGIGENAPIVRNDVIEAIKVLGAKIDPVENQKRGEHLISSKDSKIKVFVIPTNEEVMIAREVMRLNK; via the coding sequence ATGAAAATATTAGCAGTAAACGCAGGCAGTTCATCTCTGAAATTTCAATTATTAAACATGCCAGAAGAAACAGAAATTACATCTGGATTAGTTGAAAGAATCGGCTATGACAACGCAGTGTTCGTTATTAAAGTAAATGGACAAAAAGTAAGTAAAGAACAAACTATATTAGATCATAAAGTTGCAGTAGAACTTGTGATCAAGGGACTTATTGAAAACAAGATTATTGACTCACTTGATGAAATAAAAGGTGTTGGTCATCGTGTTGTTCAAGGTGGAGAAATATTTAAAGATTCTGTAGTCATTACAGATCAAGTGATTAAAGACATTGAAAGTTTAAATGATCTTGCTCCGCTTCATAATCCAGCAAACATTACAGGCATTAAAGCATTTCAAGCAATTTTACCAAATGTCATACAAGTTGCAGTATTTGATACAACTTTTCATCAAACGATGAAAGAAGATGCATATCTATATTCAGCACCATATGAATGGTATACAAAATATGGCGTAAGAAAATACGGTTTTCATGGAACATCTCATCAATTTGTAAGCCAAAGAGCTATGGAATTACTTGATAATCCAAAAGCGAAAATTATCGTTGCACATTTAGGTAACGGCGCATCACTTTGTGCAGTTGACTCAGGTAAAAGCGTTGATACATCCATGGGATTAACACCATTAGATGGTATTCCAATGGGTACACGTAGTGGTAGTATTGATCCATCTGTATTAATGTTAGTTTCACAAAAAGAAAATAGATCTTATGCAGATGTTTTAGATGATTTAAACAAACGTAGTGGATATCTTGGAGTTTCAGGTATATCTAATGACAGTAGAGATATTGTTGATAATATGAATGAAGGACATAAAAGAGCTACACTAGCTTATAAAATCCAAATTAAGAGAATCGCAGACTTTATTGGATCATATTATGTTTATATGGGTGGACTTGATGCGATTTGCTTTACAGCAGGCATCGGTGAAAATGCTCCGATTGTAAGAAATGATGTTATCGAAGCTATTAAAGTATTAGGTGCAAAAATAGATCCAGTTGAAAATCAAAAACGTGGAGAACACTTAATATCATCTAAAGATTCTAAGATTAAAGTCTTTGTCATTCCAACAAATGAAGAAGTTATGATTGCAAGAGAAGTTATGAGATTAAATAAGTAA
- the trhA gene encoding PAQR family membrane homeostasis protein TrhA — MKLTHEQTVGEEIANAVSHGVMAIFGIVAMILMLIKSDRTIEVFAAIIFGFGMINLYTMSTMYHSLFHKTAKGIFQRFDHLSIYILIGATFAPALLLIPELQEPVLGTSGIGLGPLIFIIQWILIAIGVVFKSIWIKKYMKLHLVLYLAMGWSAVVFIRQLYAYEPASFWFILTGGLAYSIGVIFYTQPKIKYFHFIWHLFTATGTILHFFAIYLYLY, encoded by the coding sequence ATGAAACTAACACACGAACAAACTGTAGGAGAAGAAATCGCAAATGCTGTAAGTCATGGAGTTATGGCTATATTTGGAATCGTTGCGATGATTTTAATGCTTATTAAGAGTGATAGAACCATTGAAGTGTTTGCAGCTATTATTTTTGGATTCGGGATGATTAATTTATATACAATGTCAACGATGTATCATTCATTATTTCATAAAACTGCAAAGGGTATATTTCAAAGATTTGATCATTTAAGTATCTATATTTTAATAGGAGCAACTTTTGCCCCAGCACTTTTATTAATCCCTGAGCTTCAAGAACCAGTTCTTGGAACCAGTGGGATAGGGTTAGGTCCACTGATCTTTATCATTCAATGGATTTTAATCGCAATAGGCGTTGTTTTTAAATCAATTTGGATCAAAAAATATATGAAGCTTCATTTGGTCTTATATCTTGCAATGGGTTGGAGTGCAGTTGTTTTTATTAGACAACTATACGCATATGAACCTGCATCATTTTGGTTTATTTTAACAGGTGGTCTTGCTTATAGTATTGGCGTCATATTTTATACACAACCTAAAATAAAATATTTTCATTTTATTTGGCATTTATTTACCGCAACAGGAACCATTCTTCATTTTTTCGCCATCTATTTATACTTGTATTAA
- a CDS encoding tRNA (cytidine(34)-2'-O)-methyltransferase has product MLHIVLFEPEIPQNTGNIMRTCVAIGAQLHLIEPMGFKLDEKRLKRSALDYYEHIAYKVYKNYVEFEKANKGRYFFLTRYGKKSYTEFDYKAIDQDIYLIFGKESTGVEKHILANHLDSCYRIPTTDKVRSLNLSNCVALVSYEVLRQLDFPDLIKTEPETHKGKDFLDQFINEDDI; this is encoded by the coding sequence ATGCTACATATCGTATTATTTGAACCTGAAATCCCACAAAATACAGGAAATATTATGAGAACTTGTGTTGCCATTGGGGCCCAACTACATTTAATTGAACCTATGGGATTTAAACTAGATGAAAAAAGATTAAAAAGAAGTGCTCTAGATTATTATGAGCATATCGCATATAAGGTTTATAAGAATTATGTTGAGTTTGAAAAAGCAAACAAAGGTAGATATTTCTTTTTAACAAGATATGGGAAAAAATCTTATACAGAATTTGATTATAAAGCTATTGACCAAGATATCTATTTAATCTTTGGAAAAGAATCAACGGGTGTAGAAAAACATATTTTAGCCAACCACTTAGATTCTTGTTATAGAATTCCTACAACAGATAAAGTAAGAAGTCTAAATTTGAGTAATTGTGTGGCTTTAGTCAGCTATGAAGTATTAAGACAATTAGATTTTCCAGATCTTATTAAAACAGAACCTGAAACACATAAAGGAAAAGATTTTCTAGATCAATTTATAAACGAGGACGACATATGA
- a CDS encoding nicotinate phosphoribosyltransferase, with protein MDDRKLTMLMDFYELTMANGYYVDKKDKEIAVFDVFFRSIPDKGGYAIFAGLEQVIEYLQNLKFGKDEIEFLESKKIFDKGFLNYLSNFEFTADVYAMREGTPIFPHEPILVVKGPIIECQLVETMILLTINHQSLIATKAARIVHAAKGRSVIEFGARRAHGYDASIYGARAAYISGVLGTSNTYVDFKYSIPALGTMAHSYIQSYEDEYTAFKAYADVYPDSCVLLVDTYNTLKQGIPNAIKVQKEVLDPLGKKLKGIRLDSGDLAYLTIQARKMLDEAGLEDCKITVSNSLDEYLIKELISQGAQIDTFGVGERLVTARSEAVFGGVFKLSAIEVNKKLTPKIKISENVQKTTTPGFKQVYRFYDENCMAIADVMTLFEEEIDASKPYLLFDPDYVWKKKMIETYNVKPLLIPIFKKGKLVYETPSLEEIRAYHKQEFNTLWPAVIRLENPHEYYVDLSEKLWTLKQKLIKKYKR; from the coding sequence ATGGATGATAGAAAACTAACAATGCTTATGGATTTTTATGAATTAACAATGGCAAACGGATATTATGTGGATAAAAAAGATAAAGAAATTGCTGTATTTGATGTTTTTTTTAGATCCATACCTGATAAAGGTGGATATGCGATATTTGCTGGATTGGAACAAGTCATAGAATATCTTCAAAATTTAAAATTTGGTAAAGATGAAATAGAATTTTTAGAATCAAAAAAAATATTTGATAAAGGTTTTTTAAATTATTTATCAAACTTTGAGTTTACTGCAGATGTTTACGCAATGAGAGAAGGCACTCCAATTTTCCCTCATGAACCTATATTAGTCGTTAAGGGGCCAATTATAGAGTGTCAATTGGTTGAAACGATGATTTTATTAACGATAAATCATCAATCTTTGATTGCAACAAAAGCAGCAAGAATTGTACATGCCGCTAAAGGCAGATCTGTTATTGAATTTGGAGCGAGACGTGCGCATGGCTATGATGCATCTATTTATGGTGCAAGAGCAGCATATATTTCTGGTGTCCTAGGTACATCTAATACTTATGTAGATTTTAAATATAGTATACCTGCACTAGGTACGATGGCACATAGTTATATTCAAAGTTATGAAGATGAATATACAGCTTTTAAAGCATATGCAGATGTATATCCGGATAGTTGTGTGTTACTTGTAGATACATACAACACATTAAAACAAGGTATTCCAAATGCGATTAAAGTGCAAAAAGAGGTTCTAGATCCTTTAGGTAAAAAACTTAAAGGGATTAGATTAGATAGTGGAGATTTAGCTTATTTAACGATTCAAGCTAGAAAAATGCTAGATGAAGCAGGGTTAGAAGATTGTAAAATAACAGTTTCTAATTCACTAGATGAGTACTTAATTAAAGAACTTATTAGCCAAGGAGCGCAAATTGATACTTTCGGTGTTGGTGAGCGCTTAGTTACAGCAAGATCTGAAGCTGTTTTTGGTGGCGTATTTAAATTATCAGCTATAGAAGTTAATAAAAAACTAACACCAAAAATTAAGATTAGTGAGAATGTTCAAAAAACAACTACTCCAGGGTTTAAACAAGTCTATAGATTTTATGATGAAAATTGTATGGCTATCGCAGATGTTATGACACTTTTTGAAGAAGAAATAGACGCATCTAAACCTTATCTATTATTCGATCCTGATTATGTTTGGAAGAAAAAAATGATTGAGACTTATAATGTTAAACCTTTACTAATACCTATTTTTAAAAAAGGAAAATTAGTTTATGAAACACCTTCATTAGAAGAAATTAGAGCATATCATAAACAAGAATTTAATACATTATGGCCAGCGGTTATCAGATTAGAAAATCCTCATGAATATTATGTGGATTTATCTGAAAAACTATGGACTTTAAAACAAAAGCTTATCAAAAAATATAAAAGATAA
- a CDS encoding YaaA family protein → MILFISPAKTFNSTDKSSDQKPIFHTQTKQLVKHLKSLSIDQLKKDMKISEKVALKTHQYYQTFNKHLQPAIYTYYGHQYRFIDIKSFTSEQLTYTNNHLYIMSGLYGLLKPLDLISFYRLEMMDKSFMNLYDFWTPKITSYLKKHHQDDILLNLASNEFGQIIKNLDFVYTVEFYILKNNKPTIHSMEAKKLRGLLTNYIMTHYIKTLDELKLISLDGYTYNASLSSNQSILFTKKG, encoded by the coding sequence ATGATCTTATTCATTTCTCCAGCAAAAACTTTTAATTCAACTGATAAATCAAGTGATCAAAAACCAATATTTCATACCCAAACAAAACAGTTGGTTAAACATCTTAAATCATTGAGTATTGATCAATTAAAAAAAGATATGAAAATATCAGAAAAAGTTGCGCTAAAAACACATCAATATTATCAAACATTTAACAAACATTTACAGCCTGCAATATATACATATTATGGGCATCAATATAGATTCATTGATATTAAATCTTTTACATCAGAGCAACTAACTTATACCAATAACCATTTATATATAATGTCTGGGCTTTATGGTTTATTAAAACCTCTAGATTTAATCTCTTTTTATCGTCTTGAAATGATGGATAAATCTTTTATGAATTTATATGATTTTTGGACTCCAAAAATCACATCATATCTTAAAAAACATCATCAAGATGATATCTTATTAAATCTTGCTTCTAACGAATTTGGTCAAATCATTAAAAATCTTGATTTTGTATATACCGTAGAGTTTTATATATTAAAAAACAATAAACCAACCATACATTCTATGGAAGCGAAAAAGCTTAGAGGCTTATTAACAAATTACATCATGACTCACTATATTAAAACTTTGGACGAATTAAAACTAATATCTCTAGATGGTTATACTTACAATGCAAGTCTATCATCTAATCAAAGCATACTATTTACTAAGAAAGGATAA